One part of the Candidatus Eremiobacterota bacterium genome encodes these proteins:
- a CDS encoding dihydroxy-acid dehydratase, translating into MPKAPEELRSHRWLGTAGLRSFGHRSRLLQIGYDREDFAGKPVVAIVNTWSDANPCHVHLRARADEVKRGVWQAGGFPLEMPAMSLSENLMKPTTMLYRNFLAMETEELIRSQPVDGAVLLGGCDKTLPALLMGTISAGVPAIVVPAGPMLRGNWRGEVLGSGTDSWKYWDEKRAGNITEDDWHEIEGGIARSFGTCMTMGTAATMMSIIEALGFTLPGASSIPAADSGHARMATASGRRIVEMIREDQTPERIVSEASLDNAIVAHAALGGSTNAIIHLVAIARRAGIPLMIDRFDEISRRVPVIANVRPSGSLLMEDFFYAGGMRAFLNRLAPYLDLSCPTVSGQTLGDNVAGARVYHDDVIRPLDNPVSPPGGTVVLRGNIAPDGAVMKASATEPHLLRHRGPVLAFESYDELAATVDREDLDVTPDHVLVLKNAGPQGGPGMPEWGMLPIPLKLVKHGVRDMVRISDARMSGTSYGACILHVAPEAFIGGPLAFVQTGDVIEVNVAERRLHLDVSDEELLRRREAWKPRQPRLARGYGAIFTHHVTQANEGCDFDILGPGPELAEPEIH; encoded by the coding sequence ATACCAAAGGCTCCTGAAGAACTGCGCAGCCACCGCTGGCTCGGCACGGCGGGGCTGCGCTCGTTCGGGCACCGCTCGCGGCTGCTGCAGATCGGCTACGACCGCGAGGACTTCGCCGGCAAGCCGGTCGTCGCGATCGTCAACACCTGGTCGGACGCGAACCCCTGCCACGTCCACCTGCGCGCGCGCGCCGACGAGGTGAAGCGCGGCGTTTGGCAGGCCGGCGGGTTTCCGCTCGAGATGCCGGCGATGAGCCTGTCGGAAAACCTGATGAAGCCGACGACGATGCTCTATCGCAACTTCCTCGCAATGGAGACCGAGGAGCTGATCCGCAGCCAGCCCGTCGACGGCGCGGTGCTGCTCGGCGGCTGCGACAAGACGCTCCCGGCGCTGCTGATGGGCACGATCTCGGCGGGCGTCCCGGCAATCGTCGTCCCGGCCGGGCCGATGCTGCGCGGAAACTGGCGCGGCGAGGTGCTCGGCTCCGGTACCGACTCGTGGAAATACTGGGACGAGAAGCGCGCCGGCAACATCACCGAAGACGACTGGCACGAGATCGAAGGCGGGATCGCGCGTTCGTTCGGTACCTGCATGACGATGGGTACCGCGGCGACGATGATGTCCATCATCGAAGCGCTCGGCTTCACGCTGCCGGGTGCGTCGTCGATTCCCGCCGCCGATTCTGGACACGCGCGGATGGCGACCGCGTCGGGGCGCCGCATCGTCGAGATGATCCGCGAAGACCAGACGCCGGAGCGGATCGTGTCCGAAGCGTCGCTCGACAACGCGATCGTCGCGCACGCCGCGCTCGGCGGCTCGACGAACGCGATCATCCACCTGGTCGCGATCGCGCGACGCGCCGGGATCCCGCTGATGATCGACCGCTTCGACGAGATCTCGCGCCGCGTCCCGGTCATCGCGAACGTGCGCCCGTCGGGCAGCCTGCTGATGGAAGATTTCTTCTACGCCGGCGGAATGCGGGCTTTCCTGAACCGGCTCGCACCGTATTTGGATCTGTCGTGCCCGACAGTCTCCGGCCAGACGCTCGGCGACAACGTCGCCGGCGCGCGCGTGTACCATGACGACGTCATCCGCCCGCTCGACAACCCCGTCTCACCGCCCGGCGGCACCGTCGTACTGCGCGGCAACATCGCCCCCGACGGCGCGGTGATGAAAGCCTCGGCAACCGAACCGCATCTGCTGCGCCACCGCGGCCCGGTGCTCGCGTTCGAAAGCTACGACGAACTGGCTGCCACGGTCGACCGCGAGGATCTCGACGTCACGCCGGACCACGTGCTGGTGCTGAAAAACGCCGGCCCGCAAGGCGGCCCAGGGATGCCGGAATGGGGGATGCTGCCGATCCCGCTCAAGCTGGTGAAGCACGGCGTGCGCGACATGGTCCGCATCTCCGACGCCCGCATGAGCGGCACGTCGTACGGCGCCTGCATCCTCCACGTCGCCCCCGAAGCCTTCATCGGCGGCCCGCTCGCCTTCGTCCAAACCGGCGACGTCATCGAAGTCAACGTCGCCGAGCGCCGCCTACACCTCGACGTCTCCGACGAAGAGCTTCTGCGTCGCCGCGAAGCCTGGAAACCGCGCCAACCCCGCCTCGCCCGCGGCTACGGAGCAATCTTCACCCACCACGTCACTCAAGCCAACGAAGGCTGCGACTTCGACATCCTCGGCCCCGGCCCCGAGCTCGCCGAACCCGAGATCCACTGA
- a CDS encoding ABC transporter substrate-binding protein, producing MKSFIRGFAALVLAVAVRAPAFADVGEVHVSRQPGLVYLPIMILEQEHLLEKAAKKRGLDLKVTYQVINSGGAAVDALLSGNVDLATSGATNLLTAWSATKGTPNEVRGVAGNGALPMLLISRNPKVKTIADIGAGDKIAVPTVRVSTQATVLAMAAEKLWGEKDSHKLDQYTVAMGHPDAVLGLSAGKDLTGHFSLPPYQYEELKMPGAHVVLNSVDVTGGPASNGVTFTTTKFHDANPKIIAAFIEAMGQAEDLIRNNKRRAAEIYLADSKEKLTVDELVQIMSQPNFVYSTAPQQTLKFGEAMYKAGTIKNKPNSWKDYFFSEVYNTKGS from the coding sequence TTGAAGTCTTTCATTCGTGGCTTCGCCGCTCTCGTTCTGGCCGTCGCCGTCAGGGCGCCCGCGTTCGCGGACGTGGGCGAAGTACACGTCTCGCGGCAGCCGGGGCTGGTCTACCTTCCGATCATGATCCTGGAGCAGGAACATCTCCTGGAGAAAGCCGCGAAGAAACGCGGGCTCGACCTCAAGGTCACGTACCAGGTGATCAACAGCGGCGGCGCGGCCGTCGACGCCTTGCTCTCCGGGAACGTCGATCTCGCCACCAGCGGCGCGACGAACTTGCTGACGGCGTGGTCGGCGACGAAGGGGACGCCCAACGAAGTTCGGGGCGTCGCCGGGAACGGCGCGCTTCCGATGCTTCTCATCTCGCGCAACCCGAAAGTCAAGACGATCGCCGACATCGGCGCGGGCGACAAGATCGCCGTGCCGACCGTGCGCGTCTCGACGCAGGCGACGGTGCTCGCGATGGCGGCGGAGAAGCTCTGGGGCGAAAAAGACTCGCACAAGCTGGACCAGTACACCGTCGCGATGGGCCATCCGGACGCGGTGCTCGGCCTTTCCGCCGGCAAAGACCTCACCGGTCACTTCTCGCTTCCGCCGTACCAGTACGAAGAGCTCAAGATGCCGGGCGCGCACGTCGTGCTGAACTCGGTCGACGTGACCGGCGGGCCCGCTTCGAACGGCGTCACGTTCACGACGACGAAGTTTCACGACGCGAACCCGAAGATCATCGCCGCATTCATCGAAGCGATGGGGCAAGCCGAGGACCTCATCCGGAACAACAAGCGCCGCGCCGCCGAGATCTATCTCGCCGACTCGAAAGAGAAGCTCACCGTCGACGAGCTCGTGCAGATCATGAGCCAGCCGAACTTCGTGTACTCCACCGCGCCGCAGCAGACGCTGAAGTTCGGCGAGGCGATGTACAAGGCCGGCACGATCAAGAACAAGCCGAACAGCTGGAAAGACTACTTCTTCTCCGAGGTCTACAATACCAAAGGCTCCTGA
- a CDS encoding ABC transporter permease has translation MLLRAPEKLAPLAERPERLEVPVDSSEFAIASKPLSPLETIVNNGILRKIAILIVLAAVWELYARHVNNELLLPTFSATVVAFVKAIAGGDLLRMAWSSIRVLLVGYAAGIAIAAVLTTLATTTRIGAEFLETLTAMFNPLPAIALLPLALIWFGLTQWSLSFVLVHSVLWPVALNTHSGFVSVSPTLRMVGKNYGLRALRYVALILIPAAFPSILTGLKIGWAFAWRTLIAAELIFGVQNGSGGLGWFIVSNKNVLDIPNVFAGLLTVIIIGLLVENVVFRTIEMRTIRRWGMASS, from the coding sequence CTGCTGTTGCGCGCGCCTGAGAAACTTGCGCCGCTGGCGGAGCGCCCCGAGCGGCTCGAAGTGCCGGTCGACTCGAGTGAGTTCGCGATCGCGAGCAAACCGCTCTCGCCGCTGGAGACGATCGTCAACAACGGGATTCTCCGCAAAATCGCGATCCTGATCGTGCTGGCCGCGGTCTGGGAGCTGTACGCGCGGCACGTCAACAACGAGCTGCTGCTCCCGACCTTCAGCGCCACCGTCGTCGCCTTCGTCAAAGCGATCGCCGGCGGCGATCTTTTGCGGATGGCGTGGTCGTCGATCCGCGTGCTGCTGGTCGGCTACGCAGCCGGGATCGCGATCGCGGCCGTGCTCACGACGCTGGCGACGACGACGCGGATCGGGGCCGAGTTCCTGGAGACCCTCACCGCGATGTTCAACCCGCTCCCCGCCATCGCGCTGCTGCCGCTCGCGCTGATCTGGTTCGGCCTCACGCAGTGGAGTCTCTCGTTCGTGCTGGTGCACTCGGTGCTGTGGCCGGTCGCGCTCAACACGCACTCGGGCTTCGTCTCGGTCTCGCCGACGCTGCGGATGGTCGGGAAGAACTACGGCCTGCGCGCCCTGCGCTACGTCGCGCTCATCCTGATCCCGGCCGCGTTTCCGAGCATCCTGACCGGGCTCAAGATCGGCTGGGCCTTCGCCTGGCGAACCTTGATCGCCGCCGAGCTGATCTTCGGAGTGCAGAACGGGAGCGGCGGGCTCGGCTGGTTCATCGTCAGCAACAAGAACGTTCTCGACATCCCGAACGTCTTCGCCGGGTTGCTCACGGTGATCATCATCGGGCTGCTGGTCGAGAACGTCGTCTTTCGCACTATCGAAATGCGCACCATTCGCCGCTGGGGCATGGCATCGTCATGA
- a CDS encoding ABC transporter ATP-binding protein → MRQDNLSAVERPLLDVAGVTLQYKTRDSLVTATYRVGFQVFRTERYVVLGPSGCGKSTLLKAVGGYMAPAEGEIRLKGDVIRQPGPDRMMVFQEFDQLLPWKTVRQNVAFPLLVSGKASPREADERARASLAKVNLTKNLDSYPHTLSGGMKQRVAIARAMAMEPDILLMDEPFAALDALTRRKMQDELLELWDDIGFTMIFVTHSIAEAIKVGSRILLLSPHPGQVKAELNSVPRTGAASDAARKLEERIHEMLFAEPAEPAVARA, encoded by the coding sequence GTGAGGCAGGACAATCTCTCCGCCGTGGAGCGCCCGTTGCTGGACGTCGCAGGAGTCACGCTGCAGTACAAGACGCGCGACTCGCTGGTGACCGCGACGTACCGTGTCGGCTTCCAGGTCTTCCGGACCGAGCGATACGTCGTGCTGGGACCGTCCGGCTGCGGCAAGTCGACGCTGCTCAAAGCGGTCGGCGGCTATATGGCGCCGGCCGAAGGCGAGATCCGCCTCAAGGGCGACGTGATCCGCCAGCCCGGCCCCGACCGGATGATGGTCTTCCAGGAGTTCGACCAGCTTTTGCCCTGGAAGACCGTGCGGCAGAACGTGGCGTTCCCACTGCTGGTGAGCGGAAAAGCGTCGCCGCGCGAGGCCGACGAACGGGCCCGCGCCTCGCTCGCCAAAGTGAACTTGACGAAGAACCTCGACTCGTACCCGCATACGCTCTCGGGCGGGATGAAGCAGCGGGTCGCGATCGCGCGCGCGATGGCGATGGAGCCCGACATCCTGCTGATGGACGAGCCGTTCGCCGCGCTCGACGCGCTGACGCGGCGCAAGATGCAGGACGAGCTGCTCGAGCTCTGGGACGACATCGGGTTCACGATGATCTTCGTGACGCACTCGATCGCCGAAGCGATCAAGGTCGGGAGCCGCATCCTGCTCCTTTCGCCGCATCCGGGGCAAGTGAAGGCCGAGCTCAACAGCGTCCCGCGGACGGGCGCAGCGTCCGACGCAGCGCGCAAGCTCGAGGAGCGGATTCACGAGATGCTGTTCGCCGAACCGGCGGAGCCTGCTGTTGCGCGCGCCTGA
- a CDS encoding thiamine pyrophosphate-binding protein, translated as MSVRSGGKAVVEALVANGVDTAFCVPGESYVAVLDALYGAPGVRVIACRHEAAAANMAEAYGKLTGRPGVCMVTRAPGATHASIGVHTARQDSTPMIVFVGQVARGMQGREAFQEIDYAQVFGGLAKWAAQVDEARRIPELVTRAFSVAMSGRPGPVVLALPEDVLREQTDAENLGAAQRIVAQPAAEDLARFRALLAEAKRPLLILGGSGWNEDACAALRRFAERHALPVACSFRRQSLFDNRDPHYAGDLGVGPNPALAQRVRDADVIVALGGRLGEIPTGGYTLIEAPRPKQQLVHVHADPDELGRVYQADLPINAGPAEFARALHQLESIHRPRWAQWTAAARRDYEAALEPSIPGGALDMARVVRWLSERLPEDAILCNGAGNYATWLHRFFQYKGFGTQLAPTSGTMGYGFPASLAAKLRCPERIVAAFAGDGCFLMSGHELATAVQYGINVIVLVVNNGMYGTIRMHQERSFPGRVVATDLVNPDFVAYARAYGAHGALVERTEEFAPAFEAALRAGKPALIELRTDPEIITPRTTLSAIRAEALERTPRR; from the coding sequence ATGTCCGTTCGCTCCGGGGGGAAAGCCGTCGTCGAGGCGTTGGTTGCCAATGGCGTCGACACGGCGTTTTGCGTTCCCGGCGAAAGCTACGTCGCGGTGCTCGACGCGCTGTACGGCGCGCCGGGCGTGCGCGTGATCGCGTGCCGTCACGAAGCGGCCGCCGCAAATATGGCCGAAGCGTACGGAAAGCTGACCGGCCGTCCCGGCGTTTGCATGGTAACGCGCGCGCCCGGGGCGACGCACGCGAGCATCGGCGTTCACACGGCGCGGCAAGACTCGACGCCGATGATCGTCTTCGTCGGCCAAGTCGCGCGCGGGATGCAAGGGCGCGAAGCGTTTCAGGAGATCGACTACGCGCAGGTCTTCGGCGGGCTCGCGAAGTGGGCCGCCCAGGTCGACGAGGCGCGCCGCATCCCGGAGCTCGTCACGCGCGCGTTCAGCGTCGCGATGTCCGGCCGGCCGGGGCCGGTTGTGCTCGCGCTGCCGGAAGACGTGCTGCGCGAGCAGACCGACGCGGAAAACCTGGGCGCCGCGCAGCGAATCGTGGCGCAGCCCGCGGCCGAGGATCTTGCGCGCTTTCGCGCGCTGCTCGCCGAGGCGAAGCGTCCGCTACTCATTCTCGGCGGGAGCGGCTGGAACGAGGACGCCTGCGCCGCGCTACGCCGCTTCGCGGAACGACACGCGCTTCCGGTCGCGTGCTCGTTCCGGCGCCAGTCGCTCTTCGACAACCGCGATCCGCACTACGCTGGCGACCTGGGCGTCGGGCCGAACCCCGCGCTCGCGCAGCGCGTGCGCGACGCCGACGTGATCGTCGCGCTCGGCGGGCGGCTCGGCGAGATCCCGACCGGCGGCTACACCTTGATCGAAGCGCCGCGCCCGAAGCAGCAGCTCGTCCACGTGCACGCCGATCCGGACGAGCTCGGCCGCGTCTACCAAGCCGATCTGCCGATCAACGCGGGCCCCGCCGAGTTCGCCCGCGCGCTCCATCAACTCGAGTCGATCCACCGCCCGCGCTGGGCGCAGTGGACTGCCGCGGCACGGCGCGACTACGAGGCGGCGCTCGAGCCCAGCATCCCGGGCGGCGCGCTCGACATGGCGCGCGTCGTGCGGTGGCTGAGCGAACGCCTGCCGGAGGACGCGATTCTGTGCAACGGCGCCGGCAACTACGCGACCTGGCTGCACCGCTTCTTTCAGTACAAAGGCTTCGGCACGCAGCTCGCGCCGACCAGCGGCACGATGGGCTACGGCTTCCCGGCCTCGCTCGCGGCGAAGCTGCGCTGTCCCGAGCGCATCGTCGCCGCGTTCGCCGGCGACGGCTGCTTTCTGATGAGCGGGCACGAGCTCGCGACCGCGGTGCAGTACGGCATCAACGTGATCGTGCTGGTGGTGAACAACGGGATGTACGGGACGATTCGCATGCACCAGGAGCGCTCGTTTCCCGGCCGCGTCGTCGCGACCGACCTCGTGAACCCGGACTTCGTCGCGTATGCGCGCGCATACGGCGCGCACGGCGCGCTGGTCGAGCGCACCGAAGAGTTCGCGCCGGCGTTCGAGGCCGCTCTGCGGGCGGGCAAGCCGGCGTTGATCGAGCTGCGCACCGACCCCGAGATCATTACGCCGCGCACGACGCTGAGCGCGATTCGCGCAGAGGCGCTCGAACGCACGCCGCGGAGGTGA
- a CDS encoding DUF1778 domain-containing protein, with the protein MVRRDDRIHLRVARDVKDLLEQAAAVSTGGDVTAFVIGAAAERARRVLSDLEVTRIDDASRRRFYDLMMNPPEPSAALKKLLAFDAFRVVS; encoded by the coding sequence ATGGTCAGAAGGGACGACCGCATTCACCTCCGCGTCGCCCGCGACGTCAAGGATTTGCTTGAACAGGCCGCGGCTGTGTCGACCGGGGGTGACGTCACGGCGTTCGTCATCGGTGCGGCCGCAGAGCGGGCTCGGCGGGTGTTGAGCGATCTGGAGGTCACGCGGATCGACGATGCCAGCCGGCGGCGCTTCTACGACCTTATGATGAACCCGCCCGAGCCGAGTGCGGCACTCAAGAAGCTGCTCGCGTTCGACGCGTTTCGCGTCGTGAGCTAG